The DNA region gccatcggaggagtaccaggagccactttcttcagagccctttgagcagcagcaggagaactttgaggaaggcaagtataacatgaacattctatcacttttaaatacaatttcttACTgcatttcctagccacttttatcctttatataataccttgggttgcatttctggttagttgtgctaggtgctgcgctctcacatataatggtcctttgtaattaaatttgattaatggtatatgcaacttgattctgagagtggccctctgtgctgtgtgcttgagcggctcacgtctcgttaaaagatgtttttatagaaacatggttcagggggccagcacggtgcttagtgcttggttggccactctccataacgaccggttcatagagcgacaacctgggacaaccgcgcaaccacgagactggaatgggatggtcttgacttactaattaggtcattttggtttggaagTAACTTACCTACGGGGCAAGAgaggtggtaagcttcaatggtccctgctcctccggcttggtctgtgctgtgtgcttgtacccccatgaggtgggccccatcgttgctggtccagaaaccttagcggttacaccttactaacgtgatcctttgtagcggtctcgtagtgtgcttgctagtcatctcacctaagtaagtgtgatgaacaactagcgtagctcatgacttgtgggtaaagttgtgcaacctctcgagagtgtaaaactggtatactagccgtgctcacggtcatgagcggcccagatcctccgtctgattagtggggtttacctttggtggttttgcttggttttcagtagactcatgataaagtttgattaattattatgtaagtTGGGTTAtgataattcatccacttgtagtaaatagcttcaataaaatttgccaagattaaaagttaatgcagttgagtcagctaaccttagagcctcataattcgtgttatacttgttgagtacaagttgtgtactcacacttgccttctctactcttctgctctctctgggatatcttcgactgctgctcagtacctggcgacgtggaggactacatcagcggactcgacgatttctaggcgttgtctcccggccgacgtccctgtggcgccctgttcttcatgtatttattttacgcttccgcattccttgaactgattcttgattcagttgtaataaagatattcatttatgatttatatgcttttatttcgagatacgtgttgtgatatcttgatgattctgttgtatatatgcgtgacttgatcctggcgcatatatgattgctcggtttatgttcttataaatcgggtgtgacacgccATAATTTGattgggccaagggatgggccgagagcaacatgggctgaaggagatcatcgtgacggtttgcgaatcggctcctgtgCGAGCGTGTTAAGGGCTGGGATGGCCGTGTAtttagtaaggatagtttaaatatagtaagttagagattgtttCGTAATcaactagggttagttaagaagatcaagtctctggactataaatatgtatcattaGATTCAATAAAGGAtatccaacattcacaacaaactcttggcACACCGCCACCCTTCCCTCgagggctttctccaggtaatcgacatgctgctccgattaTGTTccgcatgatcggagcagcgttgcgtttatctgcttatctttgtgtttctcatactaaagcgttgttgatggcgagtaacactagttatcttaaacgattatgtaCTGCGTTAGTTCCGAATAGCCCATCTATGTTCTGCTTGATATTCATAATCGTTTAGTTGCCCTTGTACGTGATttcgggtgcaagggcagcaccttgctctgttatcgcttagtagatctaatctgttacggTAGTTCTTTGCATTATAAGAattcggtttaatatccgtatgattaggcccttcaaacgggttagaTGTTCCAgctgcatgattggtgctttatggtaatctaagaagggattgttccgggaatcgacttgttagttggtttttaggcctctttttaggttagcgtCCTGCTATCTTTcgtgttcgttaggcttaaccacgcgtaggatgttctggttacacggtgaaaacctttactgtcgtagattggattagcttggtaattacagagcatgctctTATCTTTTCTATCAGATTCGTACAAGGTATtcgaatattaatagatccgatctgttaaacgagGCAATCagcttcttttagccgattctgagagTTACCTGAAGATCCAACCTGGTACAAAGACAGGTCCGACCCAGTGCAaaggctccatcggctcttctagccgatcttgggagtcattttaagagccgatcgcggctcggactgatgtttgatatggctgtgcgTGCAGGAAAAGaactgataacgacttctacaccttcctgatcaggtataggtcaggtggcacgcctagcacttcaccaagccaggccgtgtgccggacttctgggccgttgaccgagggaccgggacccatcagcagtcccgggagccttccggctcctcgtgttgcctgtcgctgctcgccggtggatttTGACCGACAACGCAGAAAGAAGGCGGAGGTGGACACCACTACTGAACATAATGCACCAAGAGAGGCAACAACGCCAAGGACTAGAGCAGCTGTTGCCAGGGAGAAAGCACAAGCTGCAGCCAGGGAAGCAGAAGCAGCACAAGCAGCTGCCAGGCACGCAGCTGAAGTAGCAGAAGCTGCTGCAAGGGAAGCAGAAGGTGCAAACCGAAGTGTTGTTGCAAGGGATGCTGCTGCAACGGGACCAGATGTTGCACAAGCAACTAAACCCCTTGGACCAACTACAAAGAGGTAAGCACGACAATCTGCTTAACTTTCCTCAATTTAAGCATGTCACTACGTTTAATCTTTTTCACTTCCAATTTTCAGGAGGCTAGCTATGGAAACAACAACTGAAATGTGCCTGTACCAGCCACCAAAGAAGATGACTCCAAGAAAAAAGCAACTGGCTACAAAGGTGACAAAGGACTCACCAACAAATCCTCCCAAACAATAAGCTGTGATGGTTGGTAGTGTCATTTTGTGGCAGAAAGACGGCCAACACTTTTGTGTACTGGATTCGTTATGGCCAAAACTGAAAATGGCCAGCGAACTGAGATGTGTGAAATGGCCAGTGAAATGTGCAATGGCCATTGAACTGTGTAGTGGCCACTAAACTTGTTATGTGTGAATGGCCAGTGAACTGTATAATGCCCAGTGAAGTGTTTAATGGCCACTAAACTTGTAATGTGTGAATGGCCAGTGAAGTGTTTAATGCCTGTAATGCAAACTGATTCAACTGGTCCAACCCAATTGCCATTGCAAGTTAATCATTCATTCTGCGCACATGGAACTGATACAACTGACAATTTCTTCTTCATTTAAGCTGATACATAATGGCAAGAACAGCACCAACTACCATAACCACTACCAACATCTTGATTGCCCTAATCAAACTATCAACCTTTTCTTCCATTGCATTTCTCTCTAATCTGCCTGAAACTAAATCGCTTGCCTCCCTGCTTGCATTCCCAGGAGCACCAATGGGCTCTCCATCCACTATGGCATGGATCTGAATGATCTTCAGAGACACTAACATATCCAAGTACTCCCTTTGCCAGCTGAAGTAATCACATCTACCACCCATCTAAAAATCAAACACAAGAAGAACAATACATCAATACCTAGCACATGCAAATCGGATGAGAAGGCAATCCAAAACCAAATCCTTTATAACTCACCTGAGCTCCTCTCCTTGGACATTTGAAGAACACCCGACCTTCATTGCCATTCTCAGTTGTGTTCGCCCTAAGCTCTATCACCCGCGCCCTCCCGCAGAATGGGCATGGTATTAGCGGCAGTCCAGTCTCCTCCCCCACCCCGTAGACAGCAGTCAATAATGACCTCGGCCTAGCCCAGCACGGCTTCTTGCCGACGACTGCGAC from Panicum hallii strain FIL2 chromosome 9, PHallii_v3.1, whole genome shotgun sequence includes:
- the LOC112873083 gene encoding uncharacterized protein LOC112873083 → MAASSSAATAAALDTWWDDVNNSPLWWDRTFHALAALYGVIAVAPRRVLVAGVKKAEVDTTTEHNAPREATTPRTRAAVAREKAQAAAREAEAAQAAARHAAEVAEAAAREAEGANRSVVARDAAATGPDVAQATKPLGPTTKRRLAMETTTEMCLYQPPKKMTPRKKQLATKVTKDSPTNPPKQ